In Oryza brachyantha chromosome 1, ObraRS2, whole genome shotgun sequence, the following are encoded in one genomic region:
- the LOC102718215 gene encoding LOW QUALITY PROTEIN: putative disease resistance protein RGA4 (The sequence of the model RefSeq protein was modified relative to this genomic sequence to represent the inferred CDS: inserted 2 bases in 1 codon), whose translation MADLVARMVVGPLVSMLKEKASSYLLEQYKVMEGMETQHKILKRKLPAILDVISDAEEQASEQREGAKAWLEELKAVAYEANQVFDEFNYEALRREAKKNGHYTNLGFDTVKLFRSHNPVMFRYRMGKKLCRIVHNMEVLVSEMNAFGFRFQPQFPASKQWRQTSSDIFDPIKIXATKSREEDKRKVVNILLSQSSNVGLAVVPIVGIGGMGKTTLAQLVYNDPEIQKHFQLKLWVCVSENFDVDTLAKNIVEAATKGRDGDEETRNNSPLDRLKKLVSRKRFLVVLDDVWNREADKWEKLKACLLLGSSGSVVLATTREKGIAEIMGTVQAYDLAALKDNFIEEIIKSRAFSSQGSEPNELVEMVSEVARKCVGSPLAATALGSVLRTKTSVEEWKVVLSRSNCSEGSGILPILKLSYIDMPSHMKQCFAFCAVFPKDCEIDVDKLIQLWIANDLIPQQNNIHLETAGNRIFNELASRSFFQDVKQVPIYNDEWTYGYFSRTTCKIHDLMHDVALSIMGNECVTVTDEPGQRELLTHTARHVLLSCYESETLFNDYLKNIAPAIQTLLCGGLIIGSLPHLSKCNSVKAIQYESCIFRLKPKHLLHLRYLDLFGSRIDALPEDISILYNLRTLILSHCIYLDRLPRQMKYMTALRHLYTDNCPELKSIPQDLGQLTSLQTLSCFVAGTGSNSLNVRALHHLNLCGLLELCHLENVTAADAEAANLSNMKQLRGLILRWDSSHEDNQHHYDKVLKGLKPHHGLQALRISSYQGSRFPTWMGILQNMVELILCDCGNSKKLPPLSQVPALKVLRLYKLGKLQFLCSGVTPFTFPKLKELILVNLPAFERCCEVDWMQRELMIFPQLEKLFIQYCKLIALPEAGLLRESNCGDNATAHSAAFPSLKVLKLKNLCSFQRWESVEGIKGRRIIFPQLDKLVIHSCPELTALPEAVILEESNGGDYTVAQSAFPALKVLKLKQLSRFQRWASVEGIQVRQAMFPKLEKLVIYCCPELTALPEASLLGEMCVGHYALSHSAFPALKELKLTGLNIFQRWDSVKGIQGQLTVFPQLENLLISSCPKLTALPEASSVRESCGDYYTTAHSVFPVLKALELYDLRMFRNWGGLTFPRLEVLTIRKCHALIALPAATLVGKDITGCSAFPQLKELRLDDAEGFNIWGAMGKTHAKQPTFHNLECVYIKKCPKLRTLPRAPKLNVLHIVGANEQISLWAPRYMTSLSNLKLWVQGTETTQPDGHSLIELVDGKDNWNHQSPLTVMKLHACNLYFSSGAQALWACFAQLKDLEIHSCNSFVHWPEKEFRNLISLRGLWISGCNKLTGHAKAPGQSPSGSEDQILPQLESLKIESCESLVEVFSAPASLMKMDIWFCPELESIFSKHQCRSALTEGPSSDTMATAAVSEFLPCLEYLSLHGCDSLSGVLHLPPSLKKLYIEECSGLESLQSHSGEPPQLVELRLSGCQTLSSLPNVPQAYSYLTQLTIHKCPAIKALPTSLQQRLPSLRKKHLDACFEGIYTQEVCTSTLE comes from the exons ATGGCTGACCTTGTGGCCCGCATGGTTGTCGGTCCACTGGTGTCCATGCTGAAGGAGAAGGCGTCCAGCTACCTCCTGGAGCAGTACAAGGTGATGGAGGGGATGGAAACCCAACACAAGATCCTCAAGCGCAAGCTACCAGCCATCCTGGATGTCATATCTGATGCTGAGGAGCAGGCATCAGAACAGAGAGAAGGAGCAAAGGCCTGGCTTGAGGAGCTCAAGGCAGTGGCATATGAAGCAAATCAAGTCTTCGACGAGTTCAATTATGAGGCGCTCCGGCGTGAAGCCAAGAAGAATGGGCACTACACCAATCTTGGCTTCGATACAGTAAAACTCTTCCGTTCTCACAACCCTGTCATGTTTCGTTACAGGATGGGTAAGAAGCTCTGCCGGATTGTGCATAATATGGAAGTCCTTGTATCAGAGATGAATGCATTCGGGTTTAGATTCCAACCTCAGTTTCCAGCTTCGAAGCAATGGAGACAAACAAGCTCTGACATCTTCGACCCTATTAAAAT TGCTACAAAATCAAGAGAAGAAGATAAGCGGAAGGTTGTTAACATATTGCTTAGTCAATCTAGCAATGTGGGTCTTGCAGTTGTTCCAATTGTTGGAATAGGAGGAATGGGCAAGACCACTTTAGCACAGCTTGTTTACAATGATCCTGAAATTCAGAAACATTTCCAGTTGAAGCTATGGGTGTGTGTATCTGAAAACTTTGATGTGGATACCCTGGCCAAAAATATAGTTGAAGCAGCTACCAAAGGAAGGGATGGAGATGAAGAAACGAGGAACAATTCACCACTGGATCgccttaaaaaattagtgagCAGGAAGAGGTTCCTCGTTGTATTGGATGATGTCTGGAACCGAGAGGCTGATAAGTGGGAGAAGTTGAAGGCCTGCCTTTTACTTGGTAGCTCTGGTAGTGTCGTATTGGCAACAACCCGTGAGAAAGGAATTGCTGAAATCATGGGTACAGTACAAGCTTATGACCTTGCAGCTTTGAAGGATAACTTCATAGAGGAAATTATCAAATCAAGAGCATTCAGTTCACAGGGCAGTGAGCCTAATGAGCTAGTTGAGATGGTTAGTGAGGTTGCCAGGAAATGTGTTGGCTCTCCTTTAGCTGCAACTGCGCTTGGCTCTGTACTGCGTACCAAGACCAGCGTGGAAGAATGGAAGGTTGTTTTAAGTAGAAGCAATTGCAGCGAGGGTTCTGGAATTTTGCCAATACTTAAGCTAAGCTACATTGACATGCCATCACATATGAAGCAATGCTTTGCTTTTTGTGCTGTGTTTCCCAAAGACTGCGAGATTGATGTGGATAAGCTGATCCAACTTTGGATCGCAAATGACTTAATACCTCAACAGAATAACATTCATCTTGAAACCGCTGGCAACCGTATTTTCAATGAGCTGGCCTCAAGATCATTCTTTCAAGATGTCAAGCAAGTGCCAATTTACAATGATGAATGGACTTATGGCTATTTCTCGAGAACTACATGTAAGATCCATGATCTTATGCATGATGTTGCACTGTCTATCATGGGAAATGAATGTGTTACTGTAACGGATGAACCAGGGCAAAGGGAGTTGTTAACACATACTGCTCGACATGTCCTTTTATCATGTTATGAGTCGGAAACTTTATTCAATGATTATCTAAAGAACATAGCTCCAGCTATCCAAACATTGCTATGTGGTGGACTGATTATTGGTTCTTTGCCTCATTTATCAAAATGCAATTCTGTGAAGGCAATACAGTATGAATCGTGCATATTTCGTCTGAAACCAAAGCATCTTCTTCACCTTAGGTACCTTGATCTGTTTGGAAGTCGTATTGATGCACTTCCGGAGGACATAAGTATTCTATATAACCTGCGGACATTGATCCTTTCTCACTGCATATATCTTGATCGACTTCCAAGGCAAATGAAATATATGACCGCTCTCCGTCACCTCTACACTGATAACTGTCCAGAGTTGAAGAGTATTCCTCAAGACCTCGGACAACTCACTTCCTTACAGACCCTTTCTTGTTTTGTAGCAGGAACTGGCTCTAATTCCTTGAATGTTCGAGCATTGCATCACTTAAACCTTTGTGGTCTACTGGAGCTATGTCATCTTGAAAATGTGACAGCAGCGGATGCTGAAGCAGCAAACCTCAGCAATATGAAGCAACTCAGAGGACTGATCTTAAGATGGGATTCTAGTCACGAGGACAATCAACATCACTATGATAAGGTGCTCAAGGGTCTAAAACCTCATCATGGATTGCAGGCTTTAAGGATATCGTCCTACCAAGGCTCCAGATTCCCAACATGGATGGGTATTCTGCAGAACATGGTTGAGCTTATTCTCTGTGATTGCGGTAACTCCAAGAAGCTTCCTCCATTGAGCCAAGTACCTGCTCTAAAAGTTCTTCGGTTGTACAAACTGGGAAAATTGCAATTCTTGTGCAGTGGTGTTACACCTTTCACTTTCCCAAAACTGAAGGAGCTTATCCTAGTTAATCTGCCAGCTTTTGAGAGATGTTGTGAAGTAGATTGGATGCAAAGGGAGCTGATGATATTTCCTCAACTTGAGAAATTGTTTATTCAATATTGTAAGTTGATAGCATTACCAGAAGCAGGACTGCTGAGAGAATCAAACTGTGGAGATAATGCAACGGCACACTCAGCAGCATTTCCATCATTGAAGGTACTCAAGCTGAAAAATTTATGCAGCTTTCAGAGATGGGAGTCAGTTGAAGGAATTAAAGGACGACGGATAATATTTCCTCAGCTTGATAAATTAGTAATCCATAGCTGCCCAGAGCTGACAGCATTACCAGAAGCTGTAATTCTGGAAGAGTCAAATGGTGGAGATTATACGGTGGCACAGTCAGCATTCCCGGCATTGAAGGTACTCAAGCTGAAACAATTATCTAGGTTTCAGAGATGGGCGTCAGTTGAAGGAATTCAGGTACGGCAAGCAATGTTTCCCAAACTTGAGAAATTAGTAATCTATTGTTGCCCAGAGCTAACAGCATTACCGGAAGCATCATTGCTTGGAGAAATGTGTGTTGGCCATTATGCTCTCTCTCACTCAGCATTTCCAGCGTTGAAGGAACTCAAGTTGACAGGTTTGAATATATTTCAAAGATGGGATTCAGTTAAAGGAATTCAAGGACAGCTCACAGTATTTCCTCAACTTGAAAATTTACTAATTAGTAGCTGCCCAAAACTAACAGCATTACCAGAAGCATCATCTGTTCGAGAATCGTGTGGTGACTACTATACTACTGCACACTCAGTATTTCCAGTGTTGAAGGCTCTGGAGTTGTATGATTTGAGAATGTTCCGCAATTGGGGGGGACTAACTTTTCCTCGGCTTGAGGTACTAACAATAAGGAAATGTCATGCACTGATAGCATTACCAGCAGCTACACTTGTTGGTAAAGATATTACAGGATGCTCAGCATTTCCCCAACTAAAGGAACTCCGGTTAGACGACGCAGAGGGTTTCAACATATGGGGTGCAATGGGAAAAACACATGCTAAACAACCAACCTTCCATAACCTAGAATGTGTTTATATTAAGAAATGCCCAAAGCTCAGAACTCTACCTAGAGCACCAAAGCTCAATGTATTGCATATAGTAGGAGCCAATGAACAAATATCCCTATGGGCTCCTAGATACATGACTTcattatcaaatttgaaattgtgGGTCCAAGGCACAGAAACAACACAGCCAGATGGACACAGTTTGATTGAACTAGTAGATGGCAAGGACAATTGGAACCACCAGTCCCCTCTCACAGTTATGAAGTTACATGCCTGCAACTTGTACTTTAGTTCGGGTGCACAAGCGCTATGGGCATGTTTTGCACAGCTTAAAGATTTGGAAATCCATAGCTGCAATTCGTTCGTACACTGGCCAGAGAAAGAGTTCCGAAACTTAATATCCTTGAGGGGCTTATGGATTTCTGGGTGCAACAAGCTAACCGGCCACGCAAAAGCTCCTGGGCAATCACCATCAGGAAGTGAAGACCAAATCCTACCACAGTTGGAGTCACTGAAGATAGAGTCTTGTGAAAGTCTGGTAGAAGTCTTCAGCGCCCCAGCATCTCTCATGAAGATGGACATATGGTTCTGTCCTGAGCTGGAGTCTATCTTCAGCAAGCATCAATGCAGGTCAGCATTGACTGAAGGGCCTAGCAGTGATACCATGGCAACTGCAGCTGTATCAGAGTTCCTTCCATGCCTAGAATATCTGAGCTTACATGGGTGTGATAGCTTGTCAGGGGTGTTGCATCTGCCACCGTCCCtcaaaaaactatatattgaaGAATGCAGTGGGTTAGAATCACTGCAATCTCATTCTGGAGAGCCACCACAGTTGGTAGAACTACGGCTTTCGGGCTGCCAAACTCTGTCATCCCTACCAAATGTGCCACAAGCATACTCGTATCTCACACAGCTTACTATCCATAAATGTCCGGCTATAAAAGCGCTCCCTACAAGCCTGCAGCAGCGGCTCCCAAGCCTCCGGAAGAAACATCTTGACGCCTGTTTTGAAG GGATATACACTCAGGAGGTATGTACCTCCACCTTAGAGTAA